The Aethina tumida isolate Nest 87 chromosome 5, icAetTumi1.1, whole genome shotgun sequence genomic sequence CGAtatatttatagctttaaacaatatagaaattaagaatatttgcGGAAATTAGATTATCGTAAGAGGTCCaatattaacacaatttttagatcaattaattttgttgcgtaaatgttattttgtccttattttattttcgtatAGGGCACTTTAGTTGAACAAAccaaattctttattattgtcaattattgaaaacaatgGTTAAACACCTGATCTTGTCTAAAGTGCATCTATATGATCCGTTGtacaagatttttttatagtataataagattttaaattcatgtaaaaaattgcttaacagaatattttatggttttaatttttcatgctAATAATTGAGATTAAAACGAAAAGAAATGCTGACAATATAGCTATGTTAATCCCTCCCATAGTTGATAGGCACAATTCGTATATTCTGGACCAACTTAGGCCTATTATCTATATGTTCAACATATCAACGTTATCAATCACAGAAGATTCTCAACCAAGAAAGAACCAAAAAATTATCCATATTGGCATGATTAAAATGGTGAAATTAAACTTCttggattaattcattttggTGGTGAGCATGATCATATattgtatgtaaaaatattccatgataataatatatacttatataaatatacactaGATAGTCAAACTTAAGAagctttaaaaacaattataatcaattcaatattatttctactatttgaaagcttttacatcagtcaattataataaaaacaaacttttcaTTCTATTCAAATCTCACtatcaattttattccaaGTTCAAAATTATCCAAACGGTTTCCGTaaccaaaaattgttttatagcaatttctatgttttaattaaatgtaactgTGATTAAAAATAAGGCCTTCTTaccttgtaattatttttggtaTTGATCGACTGTAGTGtctactaaaactttatttatccctatttattataaaagatcTTATACATActtgtattattttgtaaataaattgtcacTCATTTATTTGTGTAATGCAATAAACTCTAATATatgatttaatagttttattttacaattttgattatctattataaaataataaataaaatcaaagtaTTTTTAGTCTGAATACAGAAAACCAGTATAGATTAGAAAACATACAGTGGTTTTAagcaagtttttaaaatatttgctgtTATCGATTAAAATGATCAATATGTATCGTTCTAAACAGTTATCTACCTAATTTCTGGGACGATTACGCAGCTTGCTCACAGATGTCTCACTGgcacgaaatttaaaaataatattgatctaAATTCGTCTGTGTATTAAACATCGAACCCAAATATTCGTCGCTTGGTAAACGATgagaatattaacaaaattcatattaataacaGTTTTGTCGTCATGTTTGTGTTTAAACGAAGAACACGTTCTGCAAACGGAGATATTTCAAATCACAATCAACCCTTCCATGTTCAACTGGACGTACGAGGGATCTGCAGATCAGTATAAATATGATGTCACTCTTGCCGATGCCCCAGATTTGCCGTCTTGGTTAAGATTTGTTTATAGTCAAAGACACCGTACTGGATTTGTTTATGGGGTGGCTCCAGTTGGTAAAACTAACATTACTTTAGATGTTATAGCACTGAACAGAAGGACGTACGAAACTAAAATAGAGcagatcaaaattaatattgctgacaaattaaatCCTGCTCTATTTGAAGTgcatttgaaaattgataatgtTAATGTCGTTGATATGTTTGATCCTGAAAGGATGGAGGCATTGAAAGATATTTTCAGGAAGATTTTATGGAAGGACAGTGGCAGTGACTTGTATGTTACTTACATGAATTCAGCTTTAGATATTGGTGCTAGAAAACCTCCAAACCCCACAGAGGAAGAAGGGTACGATTCTATTGTTGTTACTTTTTCTGGAggttgatatatttatttatttttagagttGTTATTAAGTTGGGAAGTCAAGAGCCATTCTCTACCgaattattagaacttcaaGAGGAAATCAGACCCTTATGGAAAGTACCAGTGTGTCCAAGGGACTTCAAGAGAACATCTGTAGAACGACATTTTAGATCTGCAGGTTTTGCTTTGGACTGGTGCATGTTCAGACTTGTAAGTCCcaacaaataacatttttggtGACACATGACTGACACTTCTTTTCTTAAAGATTGGGGATAATAACTCAGCAATTGGCgtcaatgaaaaattattgtatcaaGAACCAAATGATGTAGAAATTGATACAATTTCCAGATATGAAATACCAACAagagattattttaatgaatatttagtttcaaCCTTGGTTCCCATTAGTATTAATGTTGTGTTGGTTTGTTTGGTGTCCTTCATTATTTGTGCTAAACATGAAGCACTGTAagtattaataagaaatgtatttcatatttatttatataagttatacatgaatattaaaattacagagAAGATGAAGCTAGTGAagaattctttaataatttatttcacatttgtaCAGATATTTATGATGATTGTACAAGGTAACaatgttaaaatgaaaaaaaaataattgtttatatatccTAACATTGTTTTCAATACTTATTGGTTTGCTACTAATTATAAACTAGCTTTTGAAACCATTAACTTCGGTCTAATATTTTGGTCGATACGCCGATGTTACAAAAACATTATGTGAAAATTTTTTTAGGGATAATGAACATGAAGAGTCAAGAGAAAGGGAAGAACCAGGACAATTTGAGTACATGAATTCTGAGCCCCTTTACGCAATAAATCGAGATATGAGCCTTTCTCCAGAACCGGCTTTATTCAGTTTAACCAACAGTCCGACTTCCACATTGAACCATCATGGAGTCCACTGCCGGCCAAGTCCTCCCCCATATGTCAGGCCAAAATTCAAGCCGGAATTGTGACAAGAAGACAAACAATCCGAGGGGGAGAATAAAACTTGGTTCTGTTAAAAAACTGATGGATGATTGAAAAGATGAAGAAATTCCCTGAGAAACtaacaataatacaatttataggCTTTGTATGTGAATAAGTTTATTCTTAGTATGACTGTAGAATAGACGAAACTATTACTACATATCCATTTAGACAATACTCTAACTTTTGTATGTTATATTtgctattatataaattagaagaTATAGCCTACCTGTTTTAATAAGCTCACGCACTTGTATAATTATGATAGACTTAGATAAAATGAGTCAATAAACagttcaacattttatttatttacaaaaaaataaatcacaaaacattaactactaataaaatataaaatactgtcTATAGAGAGAACATCATATTGTAAATAAGTACTCTGGAAATAATTGCTCCTAAATGGGGTTTAAATGGTACTAATCACTGCTTGCTAACAGGATCGCAAAACACGTCCGTCAAGTTTTCCTCAGACTCCATCGCATTCTGCCTAGACAAGGGGCTGGAACTACTGTGACTGTGAACGCTGTAATTGCTCTGGAAATGGTCTAGACCGGACACCGACGAATTAGTACAATCAGACATGGTTCTGGGTCGCATGTGGAACTCAGGCGAAAACGACGGATTCGTTATGGATCTGTCGTTCGGGTCGTCGTAGATGGACGGGCTCATGTCCGTAGTCTCTGTCAAATTCATCTCGCTCCTTGTCTGGATCTTGGTGGGTTGGTCTGGGGAAAGACTTTTATGTGACACCGGGGACGCTACTAAGCTATTTGATTCAGACGTTTTGACTTCGGTGCTCTGGCCGGATTTGGAGGGCGTGGACACCTCCGAAACGAGAGGAGTACTCTCGTTGTCGCTCGCGTTTTCGTTCAACTCCGGACTGGAATGCAACAGTTTCTCCTTCAGTCTGTGCAACCTTTCGAAACTGCTCTCCTTTTTCTCCTTCTTTTGCTGACTGTTATCGATTGACTTCGACCTGTTTCTGATCGACGGTTTGTGTCTTTGCTCGTGTTTGATTAAGTACAACGAACTGGGACGTGGCTTGGTTTGGGAACCAGTCGTTTTGTATTGCTGTGGCTTTTCGTCCATGTTTTCGTATAAAACGGTGGAGTTGTTCGACGATATACTAACCCTTGGGGTGTTATCTGTGTACCCTGTTTTAATAACGACGTGCCTGCCCCTTTTGTTAAAGTCTTCAATTCTTATACTTGATAATCTTCTTTCTGCAACTGCgggaaatttaataagtatggggttgaaataaataaggcaaatcattattaaaattgttatttacatgTACATTAATTTTGACTGACCAAATTCATATGCATCAAATTGTGTAAAGACTTACCTTCcgaattttgttgtaaatttggaaattcTAATCAACTAGTCTATGTAATTGTATGTAAACGAAGCATAAGTGTTATTACTGGCTGAAATCGGAAAACAAGAGAGTGGTTATCTGTTCAAGCAAGGTTAACGTATTAGACAAGTGACAGAGAACATTAAAGGTAAGTAAGACGCACACACAAATTGAGGCATCAGCTTTGTACACATttgaaagataaataaataaatgaaatgtgcTAAAGAAAAACCAGGACCATCCCTATATGCATATGTACATTTTACCTGGTTATTCCTTTGGCACGTGACGTAACACTGATACTTACCGGGCGACGGTGGCTGCGAGCTGCAGCTACTGTGATCGCTGGCCGTAGGCGAGTGTCGGTGCCCGCCGATCGAAATACTGACTGGATGCCAGTGCATGTGACCTACGGGCGAGGATTGCAACAATACAAAATCAGTGTCACCTACCAGGCCGCTGGAGCTGTTCGTCCTCGATCTCGTGCCACGCGACCAATCTAAACAGAATCATCAACCGAATTGTCAGGTTTTTAGTACTACTGTGCGAAAGAAACACCCATTTGAACAATCAGAATCACCATTATCATCTGTATATTTATGAGTTCTTTTTCTTAGTTAATTTACATCAGTTctgattattcaaatatattgaaaaatggaaTGAAGGAAACTTGTGCAAggtgttatttcaatttaggcaaatatcacattttttatattatatacataataaatacatttcttttataatacgattttcaaagtaaattatatacaagattaacaatattatatatacaaataaaacatgcaAGTGCACAAATAAAACATGCAGCAAATTTACACAGCTATTGAATTCACTTTTACAACACAACAAATACATCCACAGACGATCACAGTTTGTTGTAAATAATACACATGCAGTTTCATAgacgtatttattttatttgatcacAATCACAATATCACTAGTAAAACTAAAGGTGtaactacaataaattaaaatatttgttctaaATTGGGCTAcaactacaaaaaaataattattgcataaataaaactataggATGATTAAGTCACTTAATAATGTGTCCTAATCATGCGTGAATCGAGTGAATTCAATAACTGGttcgtgtaaaaataaataaaaggtatGTGATGATGAAAACAATTATGTGATGCAACAGAATAACTAATCAGTCCGTCCTACTggtgaatgaaatttataaaaaagttgcttATATTGCACAATTCACAACTGCTACGTTGTACATTGAATAACGTGCATGCAAGATCCAAACAGCCTTTACCAAAATCAAGAAGTGTGAAAGATAGTACAACTGCTACTTATTGCTTGTTCGTCGCCTAACTACGACTTAATACTGatcaaaatcaacaaaaattttaactaagtAGGGAATGTTCAAATAATGGAATCGGCTCCGTCAAACGCCACCTTAACTACAACATTATCGTCGTAGCTGACTTTTTTTAGCGGACGTTCAGAACCGATCGAGTGCCGAGATTCACCTTGGTTGTTGGCCTGGTCCGGACTCGGTGGGATCACCGATGTCTGAGGCACATCGCCTTCTATTACGATTTTAGTCTCTTCGGTTTCCTCCAGTACATCCTCACATGCCTCCTCGTTCAAGGTTTGCAAGGCTCCGCAGATCATTTGCTCTTCTAAGGTCACCTAAAAGACAACCACTTAAAATGTGTCTAAATTTAATCAGAGGAATGATCATGCAACAAAGAGTGCATATAAAACTACTGACTggccataaaatataaatacacagTTTACATCCATGCATCCTACTCACTTGATACTGTTAGTTGTTTGAAACAaacgaaaattttaaacctATAGTATTCACTctaatagattatttaaaaagtattgtaTATTCTTTGAATATCTACCTGTTTCTCTATCACACTCTGCTTTCTTTCTTTGGGAGGTCCGTCCACCTGCATCTTTGAGTCCTTCTCGCCAGGCACCTGAAGTTTGGTAACGCTCGCCTTCCTTTCATGTTTATTCGAGGATGCGGGCTTCACAACTTCGTCCTCACGCATCAGACTGGTCACCTCGTACTCTCTCAGACTTATCAACAGCACCTTGAACATTTCCCAGTCCCCGAACGACATATTCAACAGCCGTTTGAGCTCCTCCAAATCGCAGTGGAGTAGCACCTTTCCATTGACGTTATGTTTCTTTATCACCGAAATGTATTGCTCCAATGAATTATTGTCTAGATCTTGTATTTTCTGCATCAGTTTGCACACTCCGTCTATATTCAAAGTGGACAACTTGTGTTCGAGAATTTCCGGCTCCAGAGCCGTAACAGGTGCCAAAGATGGCAGAGGTGTGGTCTGGAAGTGGTGCAACGTGGTTGGATCCTGCCAATGCGGCGTAAACGACATCATACTCGGGTGCGGATACATCATGGAACCGGAATGAGGTGCCATCTTGGCTACTGAATGTGGTTTCGCACGTCTATTCACCATACTGTTCTTAGGAGTGTTCCAGTCTATATGTGTCTGTTGTTGGCCAGGCCAAGATGTAAATGAATTGTTTGGATGCAATACGTTAAGTGATGCGGCCTGTCCAAACGAAATGCCTTCATCCTCCAACGTCTGTGTCTCCTCTTtgattagtttctttaaataggGGTCCAGGTTGATGGTGAAGGGCAAGAATATCTTCAAATCGCTCACTAAAAGACTAGACCGGTGGAAGGTTAAGAAGATGTCGAACTTTTTCTCATCTCTGTCCAAATCCATCAACGGTTCCGTGTTTTTGATGCAGGGAATGTGTGGGCGGATCTTGTCGTAGATTGACTTTAAAGAAGTACTATCTTCGAGACTTTCTTCGTATAAATCATAATGGTATATTATCCATGAGGTGCGGAATGGCCACTGTTCCGTTATGTTGATCCACGAGGCCAAACGATACCAGTTAAAATCTATTTGGAATGCTTTAAGTAACCGACCTAAACAACAaagatacataattaaaacctagaaataagtaatttttaaataaaacgtacCTGTAACATAAACTACGTTCATCAGTCTTCTCATTGACCTGGGATTGACGTCACTGAAATAGTCGTCAGTAAGTAACATCTTAGTAAGATCCTGAGCTCCTCCAATCTTGTTCAAATTCGAGCCAATTGAGCTGGCTATCGATTCGGATAGCTTAAGTTTACGCGAGCCTTTTCTGCCTGGCAACTTCAGATTCTCACGACTAGACATCAGCATGTTCTCGTTTGAAAGTCTTCGGCAAGAGGCCTAAAAaccaaatgataaaaataaagtttcacACCAACTTACAAAAAAACTTACAGATCTGGCAAGGAAAGAATTCAAGTTATCCTCGTTTTCGTTCCACGTGGAGGCAACATTTTTCCTGTGGGACAGTGCTGTTTGTTGGGCGACTTTCACCTTCCTAAGACCGGAGTTTTGCAAGTAAAACGGCAGGTGCACCATATTGTTGAGGTAGTTGTGGCCGCCGATGTTGTTTTCGCTGAACAACCGTTTTGAGTTGATCTCAACAGCCTACACAAACCAGAGGTTAgtgaaattgttataataacttccAGTCAACACAGAAGAAGAAAACACCTCGaacgtttaaaattgttaacacATACTATCATACTAAACTGACTTCGATTAAAGGCGGACAATAAAACAACgtatatttatagtttgtaGAAACAAGAAGGTATTAAAGATAACACAACATTCTAACTGCGTTCAACAACACATAAACTGACCTTCTCCCAAGCAACCTGTTCCGATTGTGAACAAAAAGCAAGTGGTTAATGTAGGCAAGCTTAAATAAACGAGGGGGACAGTGTGTTTGGTAACAATACTTAAaatctctaaaaataaaaacacatcACAGACTGTAATCGAAATAATAGTGTAGGTGTGCCACTAGTTCcgaaatgtgtttttattcattcagCAACTACGAATCTATGTGGATTTGGTGTATGGTACCAAATATAGTCACGAGAGCATTTACCTTTGCGATTACGTGCGGATCGATAgccaaaattacaataaaggGTGTGTTGGCATCGGAGAATAACATGTGAACGGTGTCGAGTATCAACAAAACCTTTTCCTGCTCACAACTGTCCAAGCCATCAACTACGATCACCATGCGAGTTTGCTGCTGGCTTAATCTGTCCAAGCAACGCACCATGTCCTTCATTAACGTTAccttaaatcattaataattagtcTTGGTTATTTTCAGTAGTTTTATTCGAGTACTTCTTGGCGCAAGGTTTGCAGGAAGCCCTCAGAGTTGAGTGTCTCCAACCTAGAAATGGACTTCTGGAGATGACGACGCTGCGAAAAGAACACGGTCCTTAGCAGTTTGCTCCACGTGTACAGATTAGCAACCGCCGTTACGCCCAACAACAGGGCTGTACAAATGAGGATGATCTGAAGGACGAAGTCGTCCATTTCGCTGAAAACACACAGGGTAtaattctttgacaactcacaTCATCGTTCACTTACGAGCTACTGTTAACGTTGACCAAGTACATAGTCAAGGCACAGACTCCCAACGTCAGCGATAAGAAAGCGATTTCGAAAATAAGAACGTAAGGCAGGCAGCACAACTTTCTCCACGTCCACGTGGAGGAAGACTTCTCCGGCTTCGGTTTGAATGCACGGTATAAACGAGTGGCAACTGAGCCATATTCATTTTCAATTGCGTCGTATAGGGAGCCTATCATTTGGACTATCGAGTTTTTGCCGTCGGCTGTGCTGCTGACCCTTGTTTGATCCGTGAAAAAGAatctacaaataaatgtttaatgttggaacttagttaatttattttctcccAATACCTTATTGGATGAGCTGATACACCGTCGTTATTAGATATACCTGGGGGATGGCAGAATAATATTTGCAgtaccaattttaaattgttcagtTTTCTGGTCAACTTTACGTTGAAGTTATACGGCCAATCCCAATCATACTTTTTACTAGCAAACCACGTTAACGCCAAAAACATGTAACAAAGAATTAAAACGGCTAGTCCTACAACCAAACCCACAATCCACGACTGCAAAGACAGTCCAAAAATCATTCCTAAGGTAATGGTAATATGAATAAGTACAAGGAACAACAGACTCGTGAACTGGAAGACCGGATCCACCCATTCTCTGGCAAAATTCTTCATCTCCTCCCTAAGCTTGCTTAACAGAAACGATTTTCCACTGCCCCATTTGGCATATAACCCCACAGTAATGGGCATTGATAAGGATGGCTCACTTAATATGTCAGCCAACGCACTACTGTACAAATCATACCCCAACATGTTCTCATTATCTTCGTTAGTGTTAAGTCTTCGAGCGCCAAAAATCTGTCCCAAAATCGTCTTGGGATGGTTAACATCGATATTATAAGGGGTCTCCCCATTTCTGTTTGGTCTGTACAACAATTGACTGTGCTTCGGGTTGCGTAACAAAATTTCAACTATAGCTTTGGAACGGGCACGCATAGCTATATGAAGCGCAGTGTCGCCTTTTTTGTCGGCGGCTGATACTTTAGCCTTTTTGTCCAGCAGCATTTGTACCAATTCGGCGTTGCGAGAACGTACAGCTTTAAGTAAAGGTGTATCGCCATCTTTCGTAGCCAACTCCAGGTCTGGATTGCTGCTCAGTAACATCTTGGCGATGTTAACGTTGCCTTTCTCAACCGCAATGTACATAGCGGTTTTCTTATCTTTACCCATTACGTCGACGTCTGCGTACTTCTTCAACAGCGCCTCCACCACCGCCCTGTGACCACCCTTCACTGCGTGTATCAAATTCGTGTCCCCCGCTCTGTCTTGAATGTTAATATAAGCCCCAGTCGCCATAAGTGCTGTGGCTATCTCATAGTACCCTTCCTTACAAGCGATTGTAAGAGGGCTGCAGCCGTCTTTGTCCAGTGCGTTGACGTTAGGCTTGTGCTCCAGTAACAAATTAACCACGTCCACGTGGTTACCCTGTGTGGCCACCAGCAAAGCGGTCCACGAATACATGCCGGCAGTATCCACATTAGCACCgtgtttcaaaagtgtttcGACAATATCGGTGTAACCCTTACGGCACGCCCACACCAAGGCGGTGGTGCCGTACTTATCGCCTACGTTTACTTTAGCACCGTGCGCCAGCAGCGCCTCGGTAATTTGGTGGTGGCCGCGACCGGCCGCCCACAGCAAGGACGAAATGTGGTAATTGCCGTGGGCGTTCACGTCCGCCCCCGCCTGCAACAACGCCAGGGCGACTTCGGTGCGTCCCTTGTACGTCGCCCACATCAAAGACGTCCAACCGCCCTGCAAAACAACGAGTGAAACAACAGTGCGAACGTACTAGGAAGTCGTTTACCATGTCTCTGTGATCTACGGCGGCGCTAGCCTCGAGCAACTGCCGGACGACGTCGGCGTGGCCCTCCTTGGACGCGCACAGCAGCGCCGTCCAACCGTCGTTGTCCTCCACGTTAGGATCTGCCCCGTTCGCCAGCAGCTTGCTGACGAAGTTGGAGCGGCCCTTGGTGGCCGCCACCATGAGTGCTGTCGCTCCGTTCTGAAAAAGGTCATAATCGTTCACGTCACGGGGCTTAAAATTCCACTTTTTGGCAATGACCCACAATACGTTTAGTTCGTTGGACatttttaagcaattaaaaCACGCTTTGGTGGTGTCAAGTATTTAAGTAACTTTCGAATTAATGTAACGAGTTACTCACCTCATCTTTATCGTCGATCTGCACTTGTTTGTTTTCCAGGAACGACTCCAAACCCTGTATGTTGTCATCGTTGATAAACCCTATCAGATTCCGGTAACATAAGGACACCATGGACTCTGTCCTGTGTAATGTCTAgaaagaatattgaaattaatttagtttttacaacaatttcttGGTTGGTTAGGGACACAATCTTTTCAAATACTACAGTTATtgcattaaatatatcaaaactaTTGGTTATTTAAGTATACAAATATGTgaatatgtaataaacaattgtcaaattaaaaatgttgaagacATAAGTAAATGTAACAACGCAAAggggaaattttataaaatgatttaagaaattaattaatagattgtGAGGGTTTTTGCCTTAACTTTAAACAcgatattacatatatatgtcTTCCATTAAAAACACAACGATATATTAGTATGTAAGAAGCATTAAACATTTCTTATTTAGCGTCAGAGCTGTTACATtagcaaaaaaaaatcgattgcATTCAAATTTGTAGTGTACACCAACTTGTCAAGTATTTGATTTTAGAAGTGTTTCGGCCTAGACCCAGAATATAAAcagaatttcttaattaaatctgggtaatttattacaaattaatctgTCACACTCCGttatcatatataaataaatcttaggaaaaaattctgaaaattcgTCCAGATTTGtacgatatattttttttatattgtcattAGAACACACTTCAAAGTTATCTATAAATACAGACGTCGTGATACATCAACACCTATACTAAAACCAAAGGACCAAATCGCCGGTGATGTACACTACAAAAAGAAACGGccaccaaaataaaaaaataataatgataaaacacAAAACGCGCCCCCGGCAACTAACGTTGTGCGAGTGCCTGCGCAGTCCGAGGCCGAAGGTGAACTTCCTGGCTTGTTCGCCGTCGGGCGACGTCAACGTGAACGTCGGCAGATGTAGATGGGTGAGTGAGCCCCGCCAATTGGTGCCGGCATCGGGAATGTGCAGATTGAGGAAGGAGGCACGTCGGCGTGGTGTCGCCTCCTGCGGCACCGCTATGCTGTGACGGGACGTTCGCACGCCCTCGCCGCCTCCGCCCTCCGGCGGCTCCATCACCGGATCGGGGGGCGGCGCCGCGCTGACGGTTATAACGGGGTTCGTTAGTCTTTTGGGCGACATATTGGTTGGTACCGTTGTTAATTCATGAACGGGAGAAGACGTGTGCGTCtccgaaattaaattttaatttaacaaagcaATTGCAAAATATGCGATTTacttatcaaattatattcagTACATATCAAAGTCATagatcttttttattattttcccgACACTTcatcaaaacaatttaatcagCACTCCAGATAAACAAATCACCGATAAGTAGCAAAGTGCGGAAGcttgtgaatttttaaatcgcCAGATAATGACGAATTACGTAGGAGGATTAAAGGGCTTAAGGTAAATAGTttgtacacaattttttatctcaCGCGACCACAAAAACTAGTAAACAAACCGCACAACACTGAAAATATTGTGCACGCAATATGGAACTGCAACTAATATAAGCGGCAGCAGCATCCTGTTTCGTTCATtctgtttgattttaatattcgttATTATCGGCCGCTAATTACATACGAATCAATCATAAACATGAAAACGAACGATGATTTAGTTGTAATTATGGTTGGTGATGCCGTAAATAGAGTCaaggatataaaattttcatctggCAAAACTTTATGGGTTTCTTAACGAGTTCTTGCCagtaacaaaatgtataatttcatGAGTATTAGTGCAgagtaataataaatgcaagattaaaattttcccattgcttgtttaatatttcttattaacatgatcagaaataaaagtttcacagaaataaattaaaaagattttttatgtatctATCTTTGTTAGAATAAATCagatatctaaaattaaatattatattgaaaataaagaattaattaaataaggtcAAATAAGTGTTTTTACatcatttatgatttttaatatctgtGTGAAAGTAATAATAGAGAATATATCTCATTTATTGACCATTAAAAGATATACACATCTAAatctattttgttattattgatGAAATTACGCTTTGATCTTCCAACTTTAATTGGcactaaataacaatattaaaatgtatatttaagcATAAAAGGTTGTATGagtattaaaatgatatttcatttatagagAAAAGAACAAAGTATTTTGACATTTCcagaaattttacaataaattttttaataaaataaaacatttaatttgaattaaaaatttaattttaaattaataaaaataataaaatattaaatttaaactatacaaattgaaatatttatttaaattaaaaaaacaaaatgaactacataaatatatttaatttaaattaaaaaaaattaaatattttttatttatattaaaaaaacatatttaatttaaaattaaaaaaataataaaatctttaatttaaataaaaaaaaagtaaaatatagttcgttaaaagttttgttacaattcaattgatCTTCTCTTTATATTcgcaacttaataaatttaaaaataaataatttagcttaagagatatttaatttaaaatttaaaaatattaaaatatttaatttaaattaaaaaat encodes the following:
- the LOC109601401 gene encoding kinase D-interacting substrate of 220 kDa B isoform X1 produces the protein MEPPEGGGGEGVRTSRHSIAVPQEATPRRRASFLNLHIPDAGTNWRGSLTHLHLPTFTLTSPDGEQARKFTFGLGLRRHSHNTLHRTESMVSLCYRNLIGFINDDNIQGLESFLENKQVQIDDKDENGATALMVAATKGRSNFVSKLLANGADPNVEDNDGWTALLCASKEGHADVVRQLLEASAAVDHRDMGGWTSLMWATYKGRTEVALALLQAGADVNAHGNYHISSLLWAAGRGHHQITEALLAHGAKVNVGDKYGTTALVWACRKGYTDIVETLLKHGANVDTAGMYSWTALLVATQGNHVDVVNLLLEHKPNVNALDKDGCSPLTIACKEGYYEIATALMATGAYINIQDRAGDTNLIHAVKGGHRAVVEALLKKYADVDVMGKDKKTAMYIAVEKGNVNIAKMLLSSNPDLELATKDGDTPLLKAVRSRNAELVQMLLDKKAKVSAADKKGDTALHIAMRARSKAIVEILLRNPKHSQLLYRPNRNGETPYNIDVNHPKTILGQIFGARRLNTNEDNENMLGYDLYSSALADILSEPSLSMPITVGLYAKWGSGKSFLLSKLREEMKNFAREWVDPVFQFTSLLFLVLIHITITLGMIFGLSLQSWIVGLVVGLAVLILCYMFLALTWFASKKYDWDWPYNFNVKLTRKLNNLKLVLQILFCHPPGISNNDGVSAHPIRFFFTDQTRVSSTADGKNSIVQMIGSLYDAIENEYGSVATRLYRAFKPKPEKSSSTWTWRKLCCLPYVLIFEIAFLSLTLGVCALTMYLVNVNSSSEMDDFVLQIILICTALLLGVTAVANLYTWSKLLRTVFFSQRRHLQKSISRLETLNSEGFLQTLRQEVTLMKDMVRCLDRLSQQQTRMVIVVDGLDSCEQEKVLLILDTVHMLFSDANTPFIVILAIDPHVIAKAVEINSKRLFSENNIGGHNYLNNMVHLPFYLQNSGLRKVKVAQQTALSHRKNVASTWNENEDNLNSFLARSASCRRLSNENMLMSSRENLKLPGRKGSRKLKLSESIASSIGSNLNKIGGAQDLTKMLLTDDYFSDVNPRSMRRLMNVVYVTGRLLKAFQIDFNWYRLASWINITEQWPFRTSWIIYHYDLYEESLEDSTSLKSIYDKIRPHIPCIKNTEPLMDLDRDEKKFDIFLTFHRSSLLVSDLKIFLPFTINLDPYLKKLIKEETQTLEDEGISFGQAASLNVLHPNNSFTSWPGQQQTHIDWNTPKNSMVNRRAKPHSVAKMAPHSGSMMYPHPSMMSFTPHWQDPTTLHHFQTTPLPSLAPVTALEPEILEHKLSTLNIDGVCKLMQKIQDLDNNSLEQYISVIKKHNVNGKVLLHCDLEELKRLLNMSFGDWEMFKVLLISLREYEVTSLMREDEVVKPASSNKHERKASVTKLQVPGEKDSKMQVDGPPKERKQSVIEKQVTLEEQMICGALQTLNEEACEDVLEETEETKIVIEGDVPQTSVIPPSPDQANNQDWSRGTRSRTNSSSGLVGDTDFVLLQSSPVGHMHWHPVSISIGGHRHSPTASDHSSCSSQPPSPVAERRLSSIRIEDFNKRGRHVVIKTGYTDNTPRVSISSNNSTVLYENMDEKPQQYKTTGSQTKPRPSSLYLIKHEQRHKPSIRNRSKSIDNSQQKKEKKESSFERLHRLKEKLLHSSPELNENASDNESTPLVSEVSTPSKSGQSTEVKTSESNSLVASPVSHKSLSPDQPTKIQTRSEMNLTETTDMSPSIYDDPNDRSITNPSFSPEFHMRPRTMSDCTNSSVSGLDHFQSNYSVHSHSSSSPLSRQNAMESEENLTDVFCDPVSKQ